One region of Thiorhodovibrio frisius genomic DNA includes:
- a CDS encoding PqiB family protein → MADALDSSTLPQATLTPPRRSRVSAIWLIPLLAAAVAIGIAVNRILNEGPTISILFQSAEGVEAGKTIIKYKDVKIGQVTAVELHQNYSMVRVTAKIDKHAEGLMVEDAKFWVVQPQVTLSGVSGLSTLLSGNYIGFEMGKSSKPQRHFTGLKVAPVIPIDQPGREFELSASDLGSVSVGSPLYFRRLQVGQVMAYQLDPDGNSVSIRVFVNTPFDHFVSPETRFWNASGLDVSLGESGLDVRTQSLVSLLVGGIAFETPSSAVESAPAAADTTFVLYGDRATAMKQPETISRHYVLYFAESLRGLTVGAPVTLFGLPAGEVTDVGIDIDSATTKLRGRVEIVAYPERIVSDIHTVQSASAQAMVQSPEQSHAFFQRLVMDRGLRAQLRSGSLLTGQLLVAFDFFPDAPEAEVDWSPKMPVIPTVPSTLTNLEDKVSSILAKVDKIPFETIGTELAQTLLTLNQAIEGIDKAVNNIDADVTPELKLAIAAFRRAMVTANKVIKNTDETLLGQDAPGQLELRDALQEVSRAARSLRVLTDYLERNPSSLIRGKDGEKP, encoded by the coding sequence TTGGCTGACGCTCTCGACAGCAGCACCCTGCCCCAAGCGACACTGACACCTCCCAGACGTTCGCGGGTCTCCGCCATCTGGCTGATTCCGTTGCTCGCCGCCGCGGTCGCCATCGGCATCGCAGTCAACCGTATCCTGAATGAAGGCCCGACCATCTCCATCCTGTTTCAATCCGCCGAGGGTGTCGAGGCCGGCAAGACCATCATCAAATACAAGGATGTCAAGATCGGCCAGGTGACGGCGGTGGAGCTGCACCAGAACTACTCCATGGTCAGGGTCACCGCAAAAATAGACAAGCACGCCGAGGGGCTGATGGTCGAGGACGCCAAGTTCTGGGTGGTGCAGCCGCAAGTCACCCTGAGCGGCGTCTCCGGGCTGAGTACGCTCTTGTCCGGCAACTACATCGGCTTCGAGATGGGCAAGTCCTCGAAGCCTCAGCGCCATTTCACCGGCCTGAAGGTGGCGCCCGTCATCCCCATCGACCAGCCAGGCCGCGAGTTTGAGCTGTCCGCCTCCGACCTGGGCTCGGTCAGCGTCGGCTCGCCGCTGTATTTTCGTCGCCTTCAGGTCGGTCAGGTCATGGCCTACCAACTCGACCCAGACGGCAACTCCGTCTCGATCCGCGTCTTCGTTAATACCCCCTTCGATCACTTTGTCAGCCCGGAGACGCGCTTCTGGAACGCCAGCGGCCTTGATGTCTCATTGGGCGAGAGCGGTTTGGATGTGCGCACCCAGTCGCTGGTGTCGCTGCTCGTCGGCGGCATTGCCTTTGAGACGCCAAGCTCCGCCGTCGAGTCCGCGCCCGCTGCGGCCGATACCACCTTCGTGCTCTATGGTGATCGCGCCACCGCAATGAAGCAGCCGGAAACCATCTCGCGTCATTACGTGCTTTACTTCGCGGAATCATTGCGCGGGTTGACTGTGGGAGCCCCGGTGACCCTGTTCGGACTTCCGGCGGGCGAGGTCACCGACGTGGGCATCGATATCGATTCGGCGACAACCAAGCTGCGGGGCCGGGTGGAGATTGTCGCCTATCCGGAGCGCATCGTGTCTGATATACATACAGTGCAATCGGCCAGTGCGCAGGCTATGGTGCAGAGCCCCGAGCAAAGCCATGCGTTCTTTCAGCGCTTGGTGATGGACCGGGGACTGCGCGCCCAACTGCGCAGCGGCAGCCTGCTGACTGGTCAGTTGTTAGTGGCTTTCGACTTCTTTCCCGACGCGCCCGAGGCGGAAGTCGACTGGAGTCCGAAGATGCCTGTCATCCCGACCGTCCCGAGTACGCTGACAAACCTGGAAGACAAGGTTTCAAGCATTCTCGCGAAGGTGGACAAAATCCCCTTTGAAACCATCGGGACCGAACTCGCACAGACCTTGCTCACCTTGAACCAAGCGATCGAGGGCATCGACAAGGCCGTAAACAATATCGACGCGGACGTCACCCCGGAGCTAAAGTTAGCGATCGCCGCGTTCCGCCGTGCGATGGTGACTGCCAACAAGGTGATCAAGAACACTGACGAGACCTTGCTTGGCCAGGATGCCCCCGGACAGCTCGAACTGCGCGACGCCTTGCAGGAGGTGAGTCGTGCGGCGCGCTCGTTGCGCGTGCTCACCGACTATCTCGAACGGAATCCGTCATCCCTGATTCGCGGCAAAGATGGAGAGAAACCCTGA
- a CDS encoding paraquat-inducible protein A has product MAAALTAAQAGLIGCEHCGLLVRAASADEPGHCPRCGSALESRRRQSIERTWALVIAAAICYIPANLLPVLGTTTLGSTEYDTIMGGVVFLYTSGSWPLALIVLIASVMVPLGKLIALGYLLISVQRRSSSSNRERTRLYRMVEFIGRWSMLDVFVDTFTVALVQLSPLMAVRPGAGVMFFAAVVVLTMIAATTFDPRLIWDAGGEQES; this is encoded by the coding sequence ATGGCCGCCGCGCTGACCGCCGCGCAAGCCGGTCTGATCGGCTGCGAGCACTGCGGTTTGCTGGTGCGGGCCGCAAGTGCCGACGAGCCGGGCCATTGCCCGCGTTGCGGCAGCGCGCTTGAGTCGCGTCGGCGGCAGTCCATTGAGCGCACCTGGGCGCTGGTGATCGCAGCGGCAATCTGCTATATCCCCGCCAACTTGCTGCCGGTGCTCGGAACCACCACGCTCGGTTCCACCGAGTACGACACCATCATGGGCGGCGTGGTTTTCCTCTACACTTCCGGCTCTTGGCCGCTGGCGCTGATCGTGCTGATCGCGAGCGTGATGGTGCCCCTCGGCAAGCTGATCGCGCTCGGTTATTTGCTCATCTCCGTGCAGCGGCGCTCGTCGAGCAGCAATCGAGAGCGGACCCGACTCTACCGCATGGTCGAATTTATCGGACGCTGGTCGATGCTGGATGTCTTCGTCGACACCTTCACCGTTGCCCTGGTGCAGCTCTCGCCGCTGATGGCGGTGCGCCCCGGTGCCGGAGTCATGTTCTTCGCCGCCGTGGTCGTGCTGACCATGATCGCGGCCACCACCTTCGACCCCCGCCTGATCTGGGACGCGGGCGGCGAACAGGAGTCCTGA
- a CDS encoding paraquat-inducible protein A has product MQTLACPDCDLLQSVPDLPPGGKASCGRCGHVLATGTADPISRPLALTIAALLLLIIANFDPLMGLSAVGRHASTTIIGGAYQMWIEGEQATAVIVGFCAVVAPAGYILFMLMVLLGAGRTPVPGWVGEMLRWAERMRPWSMVEVMMLGILVALIKIAALAKVEPGFGMFAVGVLMLLIPAIEVSFDPHAIWQRVAWVKPKTSPPIAGDSAPEASS; this is encoded by the coding sequence ATGCAAACCCTGGCATGTCCCGATTGTGATCTGCTACAAAGCGTCCCGGATCTCCCGCCTGGGGGCAAGGCAAGCTGTGGGCGCTGCGGCCATGTGCTGGCAACCGGCACCGCCGACCCGATCAGCCGACCGCTGGCGCTGACTATCGCCGCTCTGCTGTTGTTGATCATTGCCAATTTCGACCCGCTGATGGGGCTGTCTGCTGTGGGTCGCCACGCGAGCACGACCATCATCGGCGGCGCCTATCAGATGTGGATTGAGGGCGAGCAGGCGACGGCGGTCATCGTCGGCTTCTGCGCGGTGGTCGCGCCGGCGGGCTATATCCTGTTCATGCTAATGGTGCTGCTTGGCGCCGGGCGGACGCCGGTGCCGGGCTGGGTTGGGGAAATGCTGCGCTGGGCCGAGCGCATGCGGCCCTGGTCCATGGTCGAGGTCATGATGCTCGGCATCCTGGTGGCCTTGATTAAGATCGCAGCCCTGGCGAAGGTGGAGCCCGGCTTCGGTATGTTTGCCGTAGGTGTTCTGATGCTGCTGATCCCCGCCATCGAGGTAAGTTTCGATCCCCATGCGATCTGGCAGCGGGTCGCTTGGGTCAAGCCGAAAACATCACCCCCCATCGCCGGGGACTCGGCGCCCGAGGCGTCTTCCTAA
- a CDS encoding glycosyl hydrolase family 65 protein encodes MIAADVYGVAPHIGRGGWTWYTGSAGWMYRLILKSLLGLHLEGNTLRITPCLPADWNGFKLSYRYRETLYTIEVNQASEANSAPQVTLDGVPQDGLTIPLSDDRRSHAVEVSLVRTGF; translated from the coding sequence GTGATTGCCGCCGATGTCTATGGCGTCGCGCCCCATATCGGGCGCGGCGGCTGGACCTGGTACACCGGCTCAGCCGGCTGGATGTATCGCCTCATCCTCAAATCCCTACTCGGACTGCACCTGGAGGGAAACACCCTGCGCATCACGCCCTGCCTGCCGGCGGACTGGAATGGCTTCAAGCTCAGCTACCGCTATCGCGAGACGCTCTACACAATCGAGGTCAACCAGGCATCCGAGGCGAATAGCGCACCACAGGTGACCCTGGACGGAGTCCCGCAAGACGGCTTGACCATCCCCTTGAGCGACGACCGCCGGTCTCATGCAGTCGAGGTCAGTCTTGTGCGAACCGGGTTTTGA
- a CDS encoding DUF2281 domain-containing protein has protein sequence MASIADLIQEEAKTLPEHLGEEVLDFIGYLRTRHPVSFESGDQAARLIELEAFFSHYPRIPKNFKFKRDEANER, from the coding sequence ATGGCGAGCATCGCGGATCTGATCCAAGAGGAAGCGAAAACACTACCCGAGCACCTTGGCGAGGAAGTCCTCGATTTCATTGGGTATCTTCGCACCCGTCACCCCGTATCCTTCGAGTCGGGTGACCAAGCGGCACGCCTGATCGAGTTGGAGGCCTTCTTTTCGCACTACCCACGAATCCCAAAGAATTTCAAGTTCAAGCGGGATGAGGCCAATGAGCGCTAA
- a CDS encoding PIN domain-containing protein, producing the protein MSAKFIDTNVALYSMSEDQAKRRQALSILTCHPTLSLQVLNEAANVMRRKLGFDVRVISDVLKRWLHESQLHPLSPSTLLSALEIGDRYGFSHYDSLIIAAALESRCTTLYSEDLQDGQVINNRLTVVNPFK; encoded by the coding sequence ATGAGCGCTAAATTCATCGACACCAATGTCGCGTTATACAGCATGAGCGAAGATCAGGCGAAACGCCGCCAAGCGCTTTCCATCTTGACCTGTCACCCAACCCTATCCTTGCAGGTGCTCAACGAAGCTGCGAATGTCATGAGGCGCAAGCTCGGGTTCGATGTCCGGGTGATCAGCGATGTGCTAAAGCGCTGGCTGCACGAGAGCCAGCTCCATCCTTTATCACCGTCCACTCTGTTGTCTGCACTTGAGATAGGAGATCGGTATGGCTTTTCACATTATGACAGCCTAATCATCGCGGCCGCGCTCGAGTCCCGTTGTACTACCTTATACTCGGAAGACTTACAGGACGGTCAGGTGATTAATAATCGTTTGACGGTGGTGAATCCCTTCAAATGA